One Acaryochloris sp. CCMEE 5410 genomic region harbors:
- a CDS encoding pentapeptide repeat-containing protein: protein MKLNQCHSPLLLKAGEESAYPVSGSNAVEEVLSAYARGVRNFSGSEIYWESLYQAELQGIIFTNSNLTVDLCEAKLMDADFSNCDLNHSEFIWADLSQSNLSGSDLTRVIFIEADLRGANLKDACLKNACLNGAHLGEANLEGANLEGIKAFYAWFCEGIYRGASFAGATLQNVTFDDSDCRGVDFSGADLTGAEFQNTDLKGANFTNAQLKDACFDSADLVDADLTGANVQDAKLLDVRMVRSEPEYECI from the coding sequence ATGAAATTAAATCAATGTCATAGTCCTTTATTGCTGAAGGCGGGAGAGGAATCAGCTTATCCCGTGAGTGGCAGCAATGCGGTTGAAGAAGTCTTGTCCGCCTATGCCAGAGGTGTACGGAACTTCTCTGGTTCTGAGATTTATTGGGAAAGTCTCTACCAAGCTGAGCTTCAAGGGATTATCTTCACGAACTCAAATCTTACAGTGGATTTGTGTGAAGCCAAATTGATGGATGCAGATTTTAGCAACTGCGATTTGAACCACTCAGAATTCATTTGGGCAGACCTGAGTCAGAGCAATCTTTCAGGCAGTGATTTGACTAGGGTTATCTTCATTGAAGCTGATTTGAGAGGTGCCAATCTCAAGGATGCCTGCTTGAAAAACGCTTGTTTGAATGGGGCGCACCTGGGTGAAGCCAACCTAGAAGGGGCGAATCTAGAAGGGATAAAAGCCTTTTATGCGTGGTTTTGTGAGGGGATTTATCGAGGTGCAAGTTTTGCTGGTGCAACCCTGCAAAATGTCACTTTTGATGACTCTGATTGTAGGGGTGTGGATTTCTCAGGGGCTGATTTAACGGGTGCTGAGTTTCAGAACACTGATTTAAAAGGAGCAAACTTCACCAATGCCCAACTCAAAGATGCTTGCTTTGACAGCGCTGATCTCGTTGATGCGGATCTGACAGGGGCCAATGTGCAAGACGCGAAATTATTAGATGTGCGGATGGTGAGGAGTGAGCCAGAGTATGAGTGTATTTAG
- a CDS encoding pentapeptide repeat-containing protein produces MSVFSQKKTTIRHLLETLRQFPANMQWHYRAESLVIEGEDAASKLIAAYQRGVRNFDGSVFPDNSDFYDQTLFGISLAKGRLKQAWFCSGSFRGGCFADAFLERASFDDSDCRDVDFSRADLTGAEFQGTNLRGAKFINAQLQGAYFDRADLVGADLTGANMQDAKMIDVRLVRSDPEFVEL; encoded by the coding sequence ATGAGTGTATTTAGCCAAAAGAAGACAACGATCCGTCACTTACTTGAGACCTTGAGGCAATTTCCTGCCAATATGCAATGGCATTACAGAGCAGAATCCTTGGTGATTGAAGGGGAAGATGCAGCTAGTAAGCTGATCGCGGCATATCAGCGTGGCGTCAGGAATTTTGATGGATCAGTCTTTCCTGACAACAGTGATTTTTATGATCAGACACTCTTTGGAATCTCTCTCGCAAAAGGACGACTAAAACAGGCATGGTTCTGTAGTGGCAGTTTTCGAGGGGGCTGTTTCGCTGATGCATTCCTAGAAAGGGCCAGTTTTGATGATTCAGATTGCAGGGATGTGGATTTCTCCAGAGCTGACTTAACGGGAGCAGAGTTCCAGGGCACGAACCTGAGAGGAGCAAAATTCATTAACGCCCAACTACAAGGTGCTTATTTTGATAGAGCGGATCTAGTTGGCGCGGATCTGACAGGGGCCAATATGCAAGACGCAAAAATGATTGATGTACGGTTGGTTAGGAGTGATCCTGAATTTGTTGAACTTTAG
- a CDS encoding phospholipase D-like domain-containing protein has product MRSILTLRIFEFLLIGASLVFLVEASNRKVPLYLMAGALGLNFVERTQISRRLEERAINESERLRTKIEGLTQTVPTLAGKTEVEEKIEHLQTQIKALPPPPEPVDLSAVESELASLNTRFSPLVELDPAQIQNDFSSLREEQEQLNQRLEELPATEELLVGLEQTTDSLTIWAEQIVEHIQTIRPYRSRLIKGRKESREELIKALRQTEHHLILVNPWLTTEAIDEEVMDKLEEALKKPNVQIDIGWGFWKDVGKGDPYPITRKYFRKLAKPKDPEEEDWKYAALDLLEDLEREHSERFRLKLMGTHEKLMVWDDRFAVVGSHNFFTSNTKQKKVREIGIKTDDPNIIKKLVEEFENATNWEI; this is encoded by the coding sequence ATGCGATCTATTCTGACCTTGCGTATTTTTGAGTTTTTACTAATTGGTGCGTCCTTAGTTTTTTTGGTAGAGGCATCAAATAGAAAAGTACCTCTGTACCTTATGGCTGGAGCATTAGGGCTTAATTTTGTTGAACGCACCCAGATTTCTCGAAGACTTGAAGAGAGAGCAATTAACGAATCTGAGAGACTAAGGACAAAGATAGAAGGCTTAACCCAAACAGTTCCGACTTTGGCTGGAAAAACTGAAGTTGAAGAAAAAATAGAGCACCTCCAAACACAAATAAAGGCTTTACCTCCTCCCCCAGAGCCTGTGGATCTATCAGCAGTAGAAAGTGAACTCGCTTCATTAAACACCCGTTTCTCTCCGCTAGTGGAACTAGACCCAGCACAGATTCAAAATGATTTTTCATCTTTAAGAGAAGAACAGGAACAACTCAATCAACGACTGGAAGAATTGCCTGCAACCGAAGAGCTATTAGTCGGTCTGGAGCAAACCACGGACTCGTTGACTATTTGGGCTGAACAAATTGTCGAGCATATTCAAACCATTAGACCCTATCGTTCCAGACTAATTAAGGGCCGCAAAGAAAGTCGGGAGGAGTTAATTAAAGCCCTGAGACAAACTGAGCACCATCTCATTCTTGTTAATCCTTGGCTTACAACTGAAGCCATTGATGAGGAAGTAATGGATAAACTTGAAGAAGCCCTCAAGAAACCAAACGTTCAGATTGATATTGGGTGGGGGTTTTGGAAAGATGTTGGAAAAGGTGATCCATACCCCATAACACGTAAATATTTTCGCAAGTTAGCTAAGCCCAAAGATCCAGAAGAAGAAGACTGGAAATATGCGGCTCTCGATCTCTTGGAAGATCTAGAAAGAGAACATTCAGAGAGATTTCGCCTAAAACTTATGGGAACGCACGAAAAGCTTATGGTATGGGACGATCGGTTTGCTGTAGTCGGTAGTCATAACTTTTTCACCTCTAACACTAAACAAAAAAAAGTACGAGAAATTGGGATAAAAACCGATGATCCAAATATCATCAAGAAGTTAGTTGAGGAATTTGAAAATGCAACCAACTGGGAAATATAA
- a CDS encoding D-alanyl-D-alanine carboxypeptidase family protein yields the protein MFARFDIAYSGVDGPEEPSVNHALSGGSENQKFKPIKCTVGESEKQRADNCPHFEMRKFIDSVAETAGLDSDIEGKQWVQGDSGGKNGQGVKGGKGLLKWVNGGWEPAGIHPFGVNSHTKFVLKQITEYPDKKSTARLNLAFQFCVSVPILGQQCTPHFLVIPTPFVVKEDGLFLVASRRNLPTEIARLRNQTLAAGVYCDPDQIIASAGQSDSSPANTKYGHLPYEETTEQLYNVTAVDGATVGLTQDAAAAFEQMREAAAAQGLDIKAVSGFRSRKLQAELFSDQVAKQGGSIEAAAKISAPAGHSEHHTGLAVDVGNNANPYLNESWANTPEYAWMQQNAGKYGFELSFPKGNSQGVSYEPWHWRFVGSDAAKSTFASASGQSTGTQGTKAQTVGQSAWGSETDVYNLILTSALESTGTQKQVDVAVAIMNRVVSPKHPNTITDVVFQPKQYEPNFGQAR from the coding sequence GTGTTTGCCCGGTTTGACATTGCCTATAGCGGGGTAGATGGCCCGGAAGAACCCTCTGTGAATCATGCCCTATCGGGTGGGTCAGAAAACCAGAAGTTCAAACCCATCAAATGCACGGTGGGAGAGAGCGAGAAGCAACGAGCGGATAACTGTCCCCACTTCGAGATGCGGAAGTTTATCGATTCCGTCGCTGAAACCGCTGGGTTGGATAGCGACATCGAGGGCAAGCAATGGGTCCAGGGAGATTCAGGGGGCAAGAACGGTCAAGGGGTTAAAGGGGGCAAAGGACTGCTGAAGTGGGTGAATGGAGGCTGGGAACCTGCGGGGATTCATCCATTTGGAGTCAATAGCCATACCAAGTTTGTTCTCAAGCAAATCACGGAGTATCCCGATAAGAAGAGTACGGCTCGGTTGAATTTAGCCTTTCAGTTCTGTGTCAGCGTACCTATTCTCGGCCAGCAATGTACGCCTCATTTTCTGGTGATTCCCACACCCTTTGTGGTCAAGGAAGATGGGCTGTTCCTCGTTGCCAGTCGTCGTAACCTGCCCACTGAGATTGCACGTTTAAGAAATCAAACCCTGGCTGCTGGAGTGTACTGTGACCCCGATCAGATTATTGCCTCAGCGGGTCAGAGTGATTCCAGTCCAGCTAATACGAAGTACGGGCATCTCCCTTACGAAGAAACCACGGAGCAACTCTACAATGTGACGGCAGTGGATGGGGCCACTGTTGGCCTCACCCAGGATGCCGCCGCTGCCTTTGAGCAGATGAGGGAAGCTGCTGCGGCTCAAGGTCTGGATATCAAGGCGGTCAGTGGCTTTCGGAGTAGAAAGCTGCAAGCAGAGTTGTTCTCGGATCAGGTCGCTAAGCAAGGCGGCTCAATAGAAGCAGCGGCGAAGATATCAGCACCCGCAGGCCATAGTGAACACCATACGGGTCTGGCCGTGGATGTAGGGAATAATGCCAACCCCTATCTGAATGAATCTTGGGCTAACACTCCTGAATATGCTTGGATGCAGCAGAATGCGGGCAAGTATGGGTTTGAGCTGTCGTTTCCTAAAGGGAATAGCCAAGGGGTGAGCTATGAGCCTTGGCACTGGCGGTTTGTGGGATCTGATGCCGCTAAGTCTACGTTCGCCTCAGCGAGTGGTCAAAGCACCGGAACTCAAGGGACAAAGGCTCAAACGGTTGGGCAGTCTGCTTGGGGAAGCGAAACGGATGTCTACAACTTAATTTTGACATCAGCATTGGAAAGCACTGGCACGCAAAAGCAGGTTGATGTCGCTGTGGCAATCATGAACCGGGTTGTTTCTCCAAAGCATCCAAATACAATCACTGATGTGGTATTCCAGCCGAAGCAATATGAACCTAACTTTGGTCAAGCCCGGTAA
- a CDS encoding peptidoglycan DD-metalloendopeptidase family protein, protein MRGYLGNFVRIRHANGTESVYGHLAGSPLTIGAPVTKGKSSGKVVTVALPLVHTCTLGLRFQWQYFDPTPYLN, encoded by the coding sequence ATGCGGGGATATTTAGGCAACTTCGTTAGAATTAGACATGCTAATGGTACGGAGTCTGTTTATGGACATTTGGCCGGGTCGCCATTAACTATTGGTGCGCCAGTTACAAAGGGCAAGTCATCGGGAAAGGTGGTAACAGTGGCTCTTCCACTGGTCCACACTTGCACTTTGGGATTAAGGTTCCAATGGCAATACTTTGATCCAACACCTTACCTAAATTAA
- a CDS encoding type IV secretory system conjugative DNA transfer family protein yields the protein MFFELDGLAMQQTSPLVATALNMLIRRNLNEHSDRDRPLGIILDEYARIVLPDFEQIVSLNRSYGFYAVTAFQSNSQPNIKQKSEVVKSIFDNTAAQFIFRTEDFETRKQLEEDIGDYELKRNTRSRSHGRQGTNRTISEAPRRKPLISRHKLKRLGKGQFVLLSAGMKNRPVIHQYWRWWRNRTDIRRLKECKQMYKQRILPVLNRKLEQNMRVEDEGGNVVTFTIEELQKNRLVIADSLLPMPNEIEADQIEEKEQQDIQPER from the coding sequence GTGTTCTTTGAACTGGATGGTCTCGCCATGCAGCAGACCTCGCCCCTGGTGGCAACGGCTCTCAACATGCTGATTCGTCGGAACCTGAATGAGCATTCTGACCGGGATCGGCCCTTGGGCATCATCTTGGATGAGTACGCCCGGATCGTCCTGCCAGACTTTGAGCAGATTGTCTCATTGAATCGTTCCTATGGGTTCTATGCAGTGACGGCATTCCAGAGTAATAGTCAGCCGAACATCAAGCAGAAGTCCGAAGTGGTCAAATCCATCTTTGATAACACCGCCGCTCAGTTCATCTTCAGAACCGAGGATTTTGAGACCCGCAAGCAGCTAGAGGAAGACATTGGAGATTACGAACTCAAGCGAAACACTCGGTCTCGCAGTCATGGACGGCAGGGAACCAACCGGACCATATCAGAAGCCCCCAGACGCAAGCCCTTGATATCCAGGCATAAACTCAAGCGGTTGGGAAAAGGTCAGTTCGTCCTACTGTCTGCTGGGATGAAGAATCGTCCCGTCATCCATCAGTACTGGCGGTGGTGGCGCAACCGAACCGATATTCGACGGCTCAAAGAGTGCAAGCAGATGTACAAGCAGCGGATTTTGCCCGTCCTCAATCGCAAGCTAGAGCAGAATATGCGGGTCGAAGACGAAGGGGGCAATGTCGTGACCTTCACGATTGAAGAGCTTCAGAAGAACCGCCTGGTCATTGCTGATTCTCTTTTGCCCATGCCGAATGAGATTGAAGCCGACCAAATCGAAGAAAAAGAACAACAAGATATCCAACCAGAGAGATAA